The window TCAAGTTGTTACAAGCCCAAACCGAAGAGGCCGGCCATAGCCTCAGCGATGGTGTGCTCGATATTGTGTCCGACGGGTTTGGCTTCCTGCGCGGGCCACGCCTGCTACCCGGCCCCGATGACGTATACGTCTCCCAATCACAAATTCGGCGCTTCGGCCTGCGCACCGGCGATCGCGTGTGGGGCCAGATTCGGCCACCAAAAGAGAGTGAGCGCTACTTCTCGCTGCTGCGGGTCGAGCTGGTTAATAATATGGATCCGGAGACGGCCCGCAAGCGCCCGTCGTTCGATCAGCTCACGCCGATCTTCCCGAACGAGCAGCTGCACCTCGAGACCGAGCCGAACATACTGGCAACCCGCCTGGTCGATCTGATCGCGCCGATCGGCCGCGGCCAGCGCGGCTTGATCGTGTCGCCGCCCAAGGCCGGTAAGACGCTCTTGCTCAAGGCGATTGCCAATGGCATCACCGCCAACCACGCCGATGTGCATCTGATGGTGCTGCTGATCGGCGAGCGGCCCGAAGAGGTGACCGACATGAAGCGCTCGGTCAAAGGCGAGGTGATCTCGTCGACCTTCGATGAGCCGGTCGAAGATCACACCAAGGTGGCCGAGATGACCCTCGACCGCGCCAAACGGTTGGTCGAGGGTGGGCAAGACGTCGTAATTCTGATGGACTCGATCACGCGCCTGGCGCGCGCCTACAACCTCGATATGCCGCCCAGCGGGCGCACGCTCTCGGGCGGTATCGACCCAGTGGCGCTGTACCCACCCAAGCGCTTCTTTGGCGCCGCGCGCAATATCGAGAACGGCGGCTCGCTCACGATCATCGCCACCTGCCTGGTCGATACCGGCAGCCGTATGGACGACGTGATCTATGAGGAATTCAAGGGCACCGGCAATATGGAGCTGCACCTCGACCGCAAGCTGGCCGAGAAGCGCGTGTTCCCGGCGATCGATATCACCCGCAGCGGCACACGCCGCGAAGAGCTGCTGCTGGGCGATAGCCTGCGCCAGGTGTGGACGCTGCGGCGGATGGTCAGTATGCTTGGCGAGAACGAGGGCACCGAGCTGGTGTTGACGCGTATGTCGAAGACTCGCAACAACACTGAATTCCTGACTACGCTGACCAAAGCGAATTAGTGCCGGTAGCACAGCTACGGCACATCCGGCTGTGAACCGTATTGGTTCTAACTGCGTTGGTGCGTTCTCCGAACGCACCAACGTAACCACACAACCACACACTGCTCGTGTTCGATACCTGTAGCCTGCCCAGAAAGGAGTATGAACGTGCGTTGTACAACCTGTGATGCCGAACTCGCCCCAAACGCCCGCTTCTGCACCACATGCGGCACCCCAGTCGCTATCGCCGCACCACCAGCATCCACGCCAGCATCAACACCAGCGACAGGAGCTTCTTCCATGAGCAACCCCGGCGAGTATACCAACCAGCCCGGCCAGCGGCTCGACTTGCCCGAACCAAACGTGGTTATGCGCGGCAAGGGCACCACCGGCATGGAGTACCAGATCATCGGCACGACATTGCAGGCCGTAATCCTTGAGCTCGACCCTGGCGAGACGGTCTACTCCGAGAGCGGCGGCATGGCCTGGATGAGCGCAAATATGGGCATGCAGACCAGCGGGCGCGGTGGCGGGCTGGGCGGCATATTCAAGCGCGCAATCTCGGGCGAGTCGATGTTTTTGGTCGAATATACCAGCCAGGGCGGCAAGGGCATCGTGGCCTTCGCATCGGATTTCCCCGGCAAGATCGTGCCACTCAATCTGGCAGCCGGCCAGCAGATGATCGCGCAGAAGCAGGCGTTTCTGTGCGCCGAAAAGACCGTGCAGATGGACATCCACTTCCGCAAGAAACTCGGCGCGGGCTTCTTCGGCGGTGAGGGCTTCATTATGCAGAAGCTCACCGGCCCCGGCGTGGCGTTCGTGTGCCTCGACGGTGAGATCATGGAATATACACTCGGCCCCGGCCAGATGCTCAAGGTCGACACCGGCCACGTAGCCATGTACGAGCCGACGGTCACGTTCGACATCGAAATGATGAAGGGATTCCGCAACATCCTGTTCGGTGGCGAGGGCCTGTTCCTGGCGACGCTGCAGGGGCCTGGGCGGGTGTGGCTACAGACCATGCCGACCATGAACCTGGCCAAGGCAATTGCCGAGTATCTGCCGCGCGCGTCGGGTTCGAGCGGCGGCAGCGGGCCAAGCATCAATATCGGCAACCTGCTCGGCGATTAATGCACGCCTGGCCCGAGCGGGCGCAGTGCGCGACGCGTGACCGATATAGGCGCCCACCCATGCACCATGCTGCCCCTGCCCCTGAATTGGGAGCAGGGGCAGTTTGCTGGTAGCGCCGGACATGCCGCCGCGCCAACCAGCTACGCGTTCATGGTACAATAGTTTGAGTCTGACCAAAAAAAACCGTACAGGAACACGACTATGTCGGCGCTGGCTCGTTTCGAATCGTTCATGGAGAATATGGTCGAAGGCTCGGTTGCACGCCTGTTTCGCAGCCCGGTACAGCCGGCCGAGATCGCCAAGCGGCTTGAGCGGGCCATGGAGACACAGCAAACGATCAGCGTACGGCGCGTAATCGTGCCCAACTTCTACCGGACATTCCTCAACCCGCAAGACTTCGCGGCCTTCAACCCGATCCGCGCCGAAATGGAGCGCGAGATGTCGGCCTACCTGGCCGACCTGGCGCAAGAGCGCGGCTTCACCATGATCGAGCACCCACGCGTTGAACTAAGCTCGGATGCCGGCGTCGCGCGGCACACCATCCAGGTGGTGGCCGAAACAGTCAGCTCGCCACCCGACCCGGCCGCTGCGCACACCCAGATCTTTCAGCCGGCCCAGGCACCTGCGGCCCAAGCACGCACGCGCCTGCTGCTGAGCAGCCCAAGCGGCCGGCATGTCATCCCGCTCGAAAGCACCCAGCTAACCGTCGGGCGCGGCCTGAATAACGACATCATCCTGGAAGACACGCGCGTCTCGCGGCACCATGCGCAGCTGCGCTACCGTGCACGGCGCTTCTGGATCAGCGACCTTGGCTCGACCAACGGCACATTTGTGAATGGCGAGCAGGTTGAGGAGAAAGCGCTACGCGACGGCGATGTCGTCTCGCTTGGCGGGCTCGAGCTAACCTTCAAAGAAGCCTGACTGCTACTAACGGGCACGCCATGTTCGACCTGACCAACTTCTCGATCGACATCCTGATCCTGCTGCTACGAGTCGCAGTCGTGCTGCTCTTGTACTTCTTTCTATGGCAGGTATTGCGCTTTGTGATGCGCGATCTGCGTGCCGGCGCACAGCCGGGCGGCAACGCGGCCAGCGCCAGCCCATACGGCCAGCTGATGGTGCTACGCGCCGGCGCCAGCGGCGTGGCGGCCGGCAAAACCTTCCCGCTTGGCCCCAGCAACATTATCGGGCGCAGCATGGAAAACTGTGAGATCGCACTAAACGACTCATTCCTCTCCTCGCAGCATGCGCGGCTCGAGCTTCAAGGCGCCGCGTGGGTGCTGGAAGACCTGAACAGCACCAATGGCACATTCGTGAACGAGATCGAAGTGCGCGACGCCGCCAGCGTTGAAGATGGCGATATTATTCGCGTCGGGCGCGTCGA of the Candidatus Kouleothrix ribensis genome contains:
- a CDS encoding FHA domain-containing protein: MFDLTNFSIDILILLLRVAVVLLLYFFLWQVLRFVMRDLRAGAQPGGNAASASPYGQLMVLRAGASGVAAGKTFPLGPSNIIGRSMENCEIALNDSFLSSQHARLELQGAAWVLEDLNSTNGTFVNEIEVRDAASVEDGDIIRVGRVEMRIIR
- the rho gene encoding transcription termination factor Rho produces the protein MPASEFAGKEQCVPRIRTKNNHDSPAEFVETKEKTPVVNVAELENKTLNDLREMARTSGISGVSGLKKQDLIFKLLQAQTEEAGHSLSDGVLDIVSDGFGFLRGPRLLPGPDDVYVSQSQIRRFGLRTGDRVWGQIRPPKESERYFSLLRVELVNNMDPETARKRPSFDQLTPIFPNEQLHLETEPNILATRLVDLIAPIGRGQRGLIVSPPKAGKTLLLKAIANGITANHADVHLMVLLIGERPEEVTDMKRSVKGEVISSTFDEPVEDHTKVAEMTLDRAKRLVEGGQDVVILMDSITRLARAYNLDMPPSGRTLSGGIDPVALYPPKRFFGAARNIENGGSLTIIATCLVDTGSRMDDVIYEEFKGTGNMELHLDRKLAEKRVFPAIDITRSGTRREELLLGDSLRQVWTLRRMVSMLGENEGTELVLTRMSKTRNNTEFLTTLTKAN
- a CDS encoding TIGR00266 family protein, yielding MNVRCTTCDAELAPNARFCTTCGTPVAIAAPPASTPASTPATGASSMSNPGEYTNQPGQRLDLPEPNVVMRGKGTTGMEYQIIGTTLQAVILELDPGETVYSESGGMAWMSANMGMQTSGRGGGLGGIFKRAISGESMFLVEYTSQGGKGIVAFASDFPGKIVPLNLAAGQQMIAQKQAFLCAEKTVQMDIHFRKKLGAGFFGGEGFIMQKLTGPGVAFVCLDGEIMEYTLGPGQMLKVDTGHVAMYEPTVTFDIEMMKGFRNILFGGEGLFLATLQGPGRVWLQTMPTMNLAKAIAEYLPRASGSSGGSGPSINIGNLLGD
- a CDS encoding DUF3662 and FHA domain-containing protein is translated as MSALARFESFMENMVEGSVARLFRSPVQPAEIAKRLERAMETQQTISVRRVIVPNFYRTFLNPQDFAAFNPIRAEMEREMSAYLADLAQERGFTMIEHPRVELSSDAGVARHTIQVVAETVSSPPDPAAAHTQIFQPAQAPAAQARTRLLLSSPSGRHVIPLESTQLTVGRGLNNDIILEDTRVSRHHAQLRYRARRFWISDLGSTNGTFVNGEQVEEKALRDGDVVSLGGLELTFKEA